In Pangasianodon hypophthalmus isolate fPanHyp1 chromosome 3, fPanHyp1.pri, whole genome shotgun sequence, a single genomic region encodes these proteins:
- the LOC113542745 gene encoding ferroptosis suppressor protein 1 isoform X4, whose amino-acid sequence MGGQLSFDEKVHVVIVGGGFGGIAAAQHLKSQGVPFMLINPLDAFHHNVASLRASVQSGFAQQTFIPYKKTFGLNFLQGRVIRIDTTEKFVVLDSGKEVSYSHLILCTGSDGPFPGKCNIVDSYQKATEKYEDFVKEVQAADSVLVIGGGATGVEMAAEIRTEYPNKKVILIHSRDAVADSELLPSVREEARQVLLEKGVELVLGQKVSNLDELELNVTLKGREVKTDKNEQFTVDLIICCAGNKINSDAYRSSLGGCLAQNGALKVNKHMQVEGFDNIYAVGDCANVNEPKLAYHAGLHAGVAVRNIINSLTGKALTSYNTGNVTMLLAMGRDDGVGQFNGYKLPRFLVTKGKSQSLLLWKSWKEMGQKAPI is encoded by the exons ATGGGGGGTCAGTTGTCCTTTGACGAGAAGGTCCATGTGGTGATTGTTGGTGGCGGGTTTGGTGGTATTGCAGCTGCCCAGCATCTCAAAAGTCAAGGGGTACCCTTTATGCTGATTAACCCATTAGACGCCTTTCATCACAATGTTGCATCACTGCGTGCTTCAGTTCAAAGTG GCTTTGCCCAACAAACTTTTATTCCGTACAAAAAAACATTCGGACTGAATTTCCTTCAGGGGCGAGTGATACGAATAGACACTACAGAAAAATTTGTTGTGCTTGACAGTGGAAAG gAAGTAAGTTATTCACACCTCATCCTCTGCACTGGGTCAGATGGACCTTTTCCTGGGAAATGCAACATTGTGGATTCCTACCAGAAAGCAACTGAGAAGTATGAAGATTTTGTGAAAGAG GTCCAGGCAGCTGACTCGGTGCTTGTGATTGGTGGTGGAGCCACTGGGGTGGAAATGGCTGCAGAGATCAGGACAGAATATCCAAACAAGAAG GTAATTCTTATTCACTCACGTGATGCCGTAGCTGATTCAGAGCTACTCCCCAGTGTAAGAGAAGAGGCCAGGCAGGTACTGCTGGAGAAGGGAGTGGAATTAGTTCTAG GACAGAAAGTTTCAAACCttgatgaactggaactgaaTGTGACTCTGAAGGGCAGAGAGGTCAAGACAGATAAGAACGAGCAGTTTACTGTTGACCTTATTATTTGCTGTGCAGGGAACAAGATCAATTCAGATGCATACAGGTCCAGTTTAG GTGGATGTCTGGCACAGAACGGAGCCCTGAAAGTGAATAAGCACATGCAGGTGGAGGGCTTTGACAACATATATGCTGTTGGGGACTGTGCTAATGTGAATGAACCCAAGCTGGCCTATCATGCTGGTCTCCATGCCGGGGTGGCTGTGAGAAATATTATTAACAGCCTGACCGGAAAAGCATTGACATCATACAACACAG gaaatgtgACAATGCTATTGGCTATGGGCAGAGACGACGGTGTGGGCCAATTTAATGGTTATAAACTACCTCGCTTCTTAGTCACCAAGGGAAAGAGTCAGAGCCTGCTGCTCTGGAAAAGCTGGAAGGAAATGGGACAGAAAGCCCCCATATAG
- the LOC113542745 gene encoding ferroptosis suppressor protein 1 isoform X3 — translation MGGQLSFDEKVHVVIVGGGFGGIAAAQHLKSQGVPFMLINPLDAFHHNVASLRASVQSGFAQQTFIPYKKTFGLNFLQGRVIRIDTTEKFVVLDSGKEVSYSHLILCTGSDGPFPGKCNIVDSYQKATEKYEDFVKEVQAADSVLVIGGGATGVEMAAEIRTEYPNKKVILIHSRDAVADSELLPSVREEARQVLLEKGVELVLGQKVSNLDELELNVTLKGREVKTDKNEQFTVDLIICCAGNKINSDAYRSSLGGCLAQNGALKVNKHMQVEGFDNIYAVGDCANVNEPKLAYHAGLHAGVAVRNIINSLTGKALTSYNTGNVTMLLAMGRDDGVGQFNGYKLPRFLVTKGKSQSLLLWKSWKEMGQKAPI, via the exons ATGGGGGGTCAGTTGTCCTTTGACGAGAAGGTCCATGTGGTGATTGTTGGTGGCGGGTTTGGTGGTATTGCAGCTGCCCAGCATCTCAAAAGTCAAGGGGTACCCTTTATGCTGATTAACCCATTAGACGCCTTTCATCACAATGTTGCATCACTGCGTGCTTCAGTTCAAAGTG GCTTTGCCCAACAAACTTTTATTCCGTACAAAAAAACATTCGGACTGAATTTCCTTCAGGGGCGAGTGATACGAATAGACACTACAGAAAAATTTGTTGTGCTTGACAGTGGAAAG gAAGTAAGTTATTCACACCTCATCCTCTGCACTGGGTCAGATGGACCTTTTCCTGGGAAATGCAACATTGTGGATTCCTACCAGAAAGCAACTGAGAAGTATGAAGATTTTGTGAAAGAG GTCCAGGCAGCTGACTCGGTGCTTGTGATTGGTGGTGGAGCCACTGGGGTGGAAATGGCTGCAGAGATCAGGACAGAATATCCAAACAAGAAG GTAATTCTTATTCACTCACGTGATGCCGTAGCTGATTCAGAGCTACTCCCCAGTGTAAGAGAAGAGGCCAGGCAGGTACTGCTGGAGAAGGGAGTGGAATTAGTTCTAG GACAGAAAGTTTCAAACCttgatgaactggaactgaaTGTGACTCTGAAGGGCAGAGAGGTCAAGACAGATAAGAACGAGCAGTTTACTGTTGACCTTATTATTTGCTGTGCAGGGAACAAGATCAATTCAGATGCATACAGGTCCAGTTTAG GTGGATGTCTGGCACAGAACGGAGCCCTGAAAGTGAATAAGCACATGCAGGTGGAGGGCTTTGACAACATATATGCTGTTGGGGACTGTGCTAATGTGAATGAACCCAAGCTGGCCTATCATGCTGGTCTCCATGCCGGGGTGGCTGTGAGAAATATTATTAACAGCCTGACCGGAAAAGCATTGACATCATACAACACAG gaaatgtgACAATGCTATTGGCTATGGGCAGAGACGACGGTGTGGGCCAATTTAATGGTTATAAACTACCTCGCTTCTTAGTCACCAAGGGAAAGAGTCAGAGCCTGCTGCTCTGGAAAAGCTGGAAGGAAATGGGACAGAAAGCCCCCATATA